A window of the Acidobacteriota bacterium genome harbors these coding sequences:
- a CDS encoding amino acid adenylation domain-containing protein, giving the protein MSSSDNQPHLTHSQTQIWLGQRLHPDSPLYNMAFAFVFPEALDAERFRRAWRQVANASDALRTRIRETGGGVQRTLAETAPDTEVVDWRQREDSADTFHRWCRARSAHPLPLGGPLVDSVLVLLDDGTTGWYLNQHHLITDAWSTLLLYREVAAEYEAAHPAGDPADSERSPLEPYYPTAGGLVEAGAAREGQQQRTREHWASYHDATTRSVPLYGHPSLSSGGETHSSGGETPSTANTRWTLELDPRRSQTLEALIQQPGFRSLSPDLSRFALFATLLTSWLHRVSDRRELRFDAPVAGRPTAAAKRSLGLFIEVFPFAVTVGPRETFRSLGARCLAEAQSFLRHALPGLSNPSGATAANVVLNYFPGSFGPFAGLAPQIEWVHPGHADSVHALRLQVHDFAGSGALTLHFDHHQATLPEALQRRSLKHFERLLDALLEDPDRPIATVDLLTGEEKKALASLNAAAPSKDTESAPQPRPTVVHSFLHQARKEPRRTALRQGGETLTFGELTERSGALAAALLDRGLQPGDRVLLACRRSLDAVVAVLAVLRARLAYVPVDAQAPAARLEQILEDSGARLVLTDDLESRKLPPTVSAVTFSQELAQGMAQGIEIQRAELPEPSPQDLAYLLYTSGSTGRPKGVLVEHGGLSDYLQWAEGRYLRGERMVFALCTSLAFDLTVTSLFLPLITGGTLEIYPEPNDPDAGSAPDTAFLDAAANDTVEFLKLTPSHLALLVRRGLESSHLKRLIVGGEAFPPSLAAAVSTQLHERAEISNEYGPTEAVVGCIEHRYDPAEPPTGASVAIGQPADLVTVEILNPAQSPVPLGTPGELWVSLPGLARGYHRRPALTAQSFQPAPRLAPGTGPKEDQPGSRRYRTGDRVRLNEAGSLEYLGRLDRQVKVSGFRIEPGEIEAALLALPQVEACAVLPRRLGPAPSAPSPGAPSSKAQSGAPQHAETRYCVRCGLSSRYPRAELDADGVCRICRSYEAIKDHAQAYFKSLDELEELFTASRQAHPDAPYDCMMLYSGGKDSSYALCRLVEMGLSVYTFTLDNGFIAEGAKENIRRIAAQLGVPVEFATTPAMNAIFRDSLLRFSNVCNGCFKAIYTLSMQRARELGIPCIVTGLSRGQMFETRLTEELFRGGRRSAEEIDAAVLAARKTYHRMNDEVSRSLDVAAFQDDAIFEQVRFVDFYRYCDVELDEVLSYLRREVPWVRPEDTGRSTNCLINDAGIYVHQRERGFHNYALPYSWDVRLGHKDRDAALAELDDHLDEAHVRSILAQVGYDPEQAAQSTGATVLEAFYVPRGETSPEDLRQQLAEHLPAPLIPSRFHPVETLPLTPNGKVDTAALAELAGDGRPRTPYRVPEGPVEEFLVEIWQEELGWQEAPETHRIGADDHFFELGGTSLAALQVMLRLCQEFVLDLPLDALFSHPTLAQLARYAEDQILAEDAELVEES; this is encoded by the coding sequence TCACCGACGCCTGGTCCACCCTCCTCCTCTACCGCGAGGTGGCGGCGGAGTACGAAGCCGCTCACCCGGCAGGCGATCCCGCCGACAGCGAGCGCTCACCCTTGGAGCCCTACTACCCCACGGCCGGAGGCCTGGTGGAAGCCGGCGCCGCTCGGGAAGGTCAACAGCAGAGGACTCGGGAGCATTGGGCGAGCTACCACGATGCCACCACCCGTTCCGTGCCCCTCTACGGCCACCCCTCGCTCAGCTCCGGCGGCGAGACCCACAGCTCCGGCGGCGAGACCCCGAGCACCGCCAACACCCGCTGGACCCTGGAGCTCGACCCCCGCCGCTCCCAGACCCTCGAAGCGCTGATCCAACAACCGGGCTTCCGCAGCCTGTCCCCGGACCTCTCCCGCTTCGCCCTCTTCGCCACCCTTCTCACCAGCTGGCTGCACCGCGTCAGCGACCGCCGGGAGCTGCGCTTCGATGCCCCAGTGGCGGGGCGCCCCACCGCCGCCGCCAAGCGCTCCCTGGGGCTCTTCATCGAGGTCTTCCCCTTTGCCGTCACCGTCGGCCCGCGGGAGACCTTCCGCAGCCTCGGCGCCCGCTGCCTGGCGGAGGCCCAAAGCTTCCTCCGCCACGCCCTCCCGGGGCTGAGCAATCCCTCCGGCGCCACCGCCGCCAACGTGGTGCTCAACTACTTCCCCGGCTCCTTCGGCCCTTTCGCCGGCCTGGCTCCGCAGATCGAGTGGGTGCACCCCGGCCACGCCGACAGCGTCCACGCCCTGCGCCTCCAGGTCCACGACTTCGCCGGCTCCGGCGCTCTGACCCTGCACTTCGATCACCACCAGGCCACCCTGCCGGAAGCGCTCCAGCGCCGTAGCCTGAAGCATTTCGAGAGGCTGCTGGACGCCCTGCTGGAAGACCCCGACCGCCCCATCGCCACCGTCGACCTGCTCACCGGCGAGGAGAAGAAAGCCCTCGCCAGTCTGAACGCTGCTGCCCCCTCGAAGGACACCGAGTCCGCGCCGCAGCCCCGCCCCACTGTGGTCCACAGCTTCCTCCACCAGGCCCGTAAGGAGCCCCGGCGAACCGCCCTGCGCCAAGGCGGCGAGACTCTCACCTTCGGCGAGCTCACGGAGCGTTCCGGCGCCCTGGCGGCGGCGCTGCTGGACCGCGGCCTCCAGCCCGGCGACCGGGTGCTCCTGGCCTGCCGCCGCTCCCTGGACGCGGTGGTGGCCGTCCTCGCCGTGCTCCGCGCCCGTCTGGCCTACGTTCCGGTGGACGCCCAGGCTCCGGCGGCCCGGCTGGAACAGATCCTCGAAGACTCCGGCGCCCGCCTGGTGCTGACGGACGACTTGGAGAGTCGAAAGCTCCCTCCAACGGTGTCCGCGGTCACCTTCTCCCAGGAGCTGGCCCAGGGGATGGCCCAGGGGATCGAGATTCAGCGCGCAGAGCTGCCGGAGCCGTCGCCCCAGGACCTCGCCTATCTCCTCTATACCTCCGGTTCCACCGGCCGCCCCAAGGGCGTACTGGTGGAGCACGGCGGCCTCTCCGACTACCTGCAGTGGGCAGAGGGGCGCTACCTGCGGGGGGAGCGCATGGTCTTCGCCCTCTGCACCTCCCTGGCCTTCGACCTCACCGTCACCAGCCTCTTCCTGCCGCTGATCACCGGCGGCACGCTGGAGATCTACCCTGAGCCCAACGATCCGGACGCCGGCAGCGCTCCCGACACCGCCTTCCTCGATGCCGCTGCCAACGACACCGTTGAATTCTTGAAGCTCACTCCTTCCCATCTGGCGCTGCTGGTGCGCCGGGGACTGGAGTCCTCCCATCTGAAGCGGCTCATCGTCGGCGGCGAGGCCTTTCCGCCGTCCCTGGCGGCGGCGGTGAGCACCCAGCTTCACGAGCGGGCGGAGATCTCCAACGAGTACGGGCCGACGGAGGCTGTGGTGGGATGCATTGAGCACCGCTACGACCCGGCAGAGCCCCCCACCGGCGCCAGCGTCGCCATCGGCCAGCCGGCGGATCTCGTGACGGTGGAGATCCTCAACCCCGCCCAGAGCCCCGTGCCCCTGGGCACCCCGGGGGAGCTGTGGGTCTCCCTCCCCGGCCTGGCCCGCGGCTACCACCGCCGCCCGGCCCTCACCGCCCAAAGCTTCCAGCCGGCTCCCCGACTTGCACCGGGCACCGGTCCGAAGGAAGACCAGCCCGGAAGCCGCCGCTACCGCACCGGCGACCGCGTGCGCCTCAACGAGGCCGGCAGCCTCGAATACCTCGGCCGCCTGGACCGCCAGGTGAAAGTCTCCGGCTTCCGCATCGAGCCCGGGGAAATCGAAGCCGCGCTGCTGGCCCTGCCCCAAGTCGAAGCCTGCGCCGTCCTGCCCCGGCGCCTCGGGCCCGCCCCGTCTGCCCCCTCCCCCGGCGCCCCCTCCTCCAAAGCCCAATCCGGCGCCCCACAGCACGCCGAGACCCGCTACTGCGTCCGCTGCGGCCTCTCCTCCCGCTACCCCCGGGCGGAGCTCGACGCCGACGGCGTGTGCCGTATCTGCCGCTCCTACGAAGCGATCAAGGACCACGCCCAGGCCTACTTCAAGAGTCTGGACGAGCTGGAGGAGCTCTTCACCGCCTCCCGCCAAGCCCACCCCGACGCGCCCTACGACTGCATGATGCTCTACAGCGGCGGCAAGGACAGCAGCTACGCCCTGTGCCGGCTAGTGGAGATGGGGCTCTCGGTCTACACCTTCACCCTCGACAACGGCTTCATCGCCGAGGGCGCCAAGGAGAACATCCGCCGCATCGCCGCCCAGCTCGGCGTGCCGGTGGAATTCGCCACCACCCCGGCCATGAACGCCATCTTCCGCGACAGCCTGCTGCGCTTCTCCAACGTTTGCAACGGCTGCTTCAAGGCCATCTACACCCTCAGCATGCAGCGCGCCCGGGAGCTGGGCATCCCCTGCATCGTCACCGGCCTGTCCCGCGGCCAGATGTTCGAGACCCGCCTCACCGAAGAGCTTTTCCGCGGCGGCCGGCGCAGCGCCGAGGAGATCGACGCCGCGGTGCTGGCGGCGCGCAAGACCTACCACCGCATGAACGACGAGGTCTCCCGCTCGCTCGACGTCGCCGCCTTCCAGGACGACGCCATCTTCGAGCAGGTGCGCTTCGTCGACTTCTACCGCTATTGCGACGTCGAGCTCGACGAGGTCCTCTCCTACCTGCGCCGAGAGGTCCCCTGGGTGCGCCCGGAGGACACCGGCCGCTCCACCAACTGCCTGATCAACGACGCCGGCATCTACGTCCACCAGCGCGAGCGCGGCTTCCACAACTACGCCCTGCCCTACAGCTGGGACGTGCGCCTGGGCCACAAAGACCGCGACGCCGCCCTGGCCGAGCTCGACGACCATCTCGACGAGGCCCACGTGCGGAGCATCCTGGCGCAGGTCGGCTACGACCCGGAGCAGGCCGCCCAAAGCACCGGCGCCACGGTGTTGGAGGCGTTCTACGTCCCCCGGGGCGAGACCTCGCCGGAGGACCTCCGCCAGCAGCTGGCAGAGCATCTCCCCGCCCCCCTCATCCCCTCCCGCTTCCACCCGGTGGAGACCCTCCCCCTGACCCCCAACGGCAAAGTCGACACCGCCGCCCTGGCCGAGCTCGCTGGCGATGGCCGCCCCCGGACCCCGTACCGCGTGCCGGAAGGTCCGGTGGAAGAGTTCTTGGTGGAGATCTGGCAGGAGGAGCTCGGCTGGCAGGAAGCCCCGGAAACCCACCGCATCGGCGCCGACGACCATTTCTTCGAGCTCGGCGGCACCTCCCTGGCAGCCCTCCAGGTGATGCTCCGCCTGTGCCAAGAATTCGTCCTCGACCTCCCCCTCGACGCCCTCTTCTCCCACCCCACCCTTGCCCAGCTGGCGCGCTACGCGGAGGACCAGATTCTGGCGGAGGATGCGGAGCTGGTAGAAGAGAGCTGA
- a CDS encoding helix-turn-helix transcriptional regulator, which produces MEREQLHQPRFEPQKAGNLKVRSDLMIALAKLIDDRGLTQTAAAGLRDVTQPRISDLVLGKIDRFSVDSLIEMLGSCWGGGFVRDQGWQGGNLTFLERTKRPEQSGGQKVLPADFAKDSACPFLKSNPNANALDNATCPNHHQVPYAYHLEQ; this is translated from the coding sequence ATCGAGCGGGAACAACTTCACCAACCTCGGTTTGAGCCCCAAAAAGCTGGAAATCTGAAAGTCCGGTCAGACTTGATGATCGCGCTTGCAAAGCTGATCGACGACCGCGGCCTCACCCAGACTGCTGCGGCTGGCCTGCGCGACGTAACGCAACCGAGGATCAGTGATCTAGTACTCGGAAAGATCGACCGATTCAGCGTTGATAGCTTGATCGAGATGCTTGGGTCATGCTGGGGCGGAGGTTTCGTTCGCGATCAAGGGTGGCAGGGAGGTAATTTAACGTTCCTTGAACGAACCAAAAGACCGGAGCAAAGTGGCGGCCAGAAAGTCCTTCCGGCTGACTTTGCCAAGGACTCAGCTTGCCCTTTCCTTAAATCTAACCCTAACGCTAATGCTTTGGATAATGCCACTTGCCCCAATCATCATCAAGTGCCTTACGCCTATCACCTCGAGCAGTGA
- a CDS encoding glycosyltransferase family A protein, producing the protein MSSARPPLSILIPFYNQQHHLAACVDSLLAQQEVDGAFEILLIDNRSTDDSVTIAQRFVEQDPRITFLSEDTPGAYAARNTGIRHARGEILAFTDADCTAHPRWLAEIREGMEEDSVGVLVGHCRYPEEASWGLRLLGAYENAKTEYCLHHLPPAHSFAYANNLAVRASVFEEVGLFEEWRRAGDSELVHRMVRERPDLRVVFRRSMQVTHREFLRARDRLRRLSLYTETNSRIEGFRELSVGQRLAVGGYLVRNFRAML; encoded by the coding sequence ATGTCCTCCGCCCGCCCACCCCTCTCCATCCTCATCCCCTTCTACAACCAGCAACACCACCTAGCCGCCTGCGTCGACTCTCTCCTCGCTCAGCAAGAGGTGGATGGGGCGTTCGAGATTCTTCTCATCGACAACCGCTCCACCGACGACTCCGTCACCATCGCGCAACGCTTCGTAGAGCAAGACCCCAGAATCACTTTCCTTTCCGAAGACACTCCCGGTGCCTACGCGGCCCGCAACACCGGGATTCGTCATGCTCGGGGGGAGATCCTCGCTTTCACCGACGCCGATTGCACGGCGCACCCGCGGTGGTTGGCGGAGATTCGGGAGGGGATGGAGGAGGATTCGGTGGGGGTGTTGGTGGGGCATTGCCGGTATCCGGAGGAGGCGTCGTGGGGGCTGCGGCTGCTGGGGGCGTACGAGAACGCCAAGACCGAGTACTGTCTGCACCACCTGCCGCCGGCGCATTCTTTTGCCTACGCCAACAACCTGGCGGTGCGGGCGTCGGTGTTCGAGGAGGTGGGGCTCTTCGAGGAGTGGCGGCGGGCGGGGGATAGTGAGCTCGTGCATCGGATGGTGCGGGAGCGGCCGGATCTGCGGGTGGTCTTTCGGCGGTCGATGCAGGTAACCCACCGGGAGTTTCTGCGCGCTCGGGACCGGCTGCGGCGGCTGTCGCTCTATACCGAGACCAACTCGCGCATCGAGGGCTTTCGAGAGCTTTCGGTGGGGCAGCGGTTGGCGGTGGGGGGGTATCTGGTGCGGAATTTCCGGGCGATGCTTTGA
- a CDS encoding biopolymer transporter ExbD codes for MLIDRNLPSADIPTSSMADIAFLLVIYFMLTTTFAATMGLDLQFPEEPEHPAAVDPVESVHLRVLPNGALDVDGHRMDLDNLLAYLAPKLAVNPSKPVIVQPEAATPYGHMVAVLDELRQGRERLRLEREISIAIPTERERRGFWL; via the coding sequence ATGTTGATCGACCGCAACCTTCCCAGCGCCGACATTCCCACCTCGTCGATGGCGGACATCGCGTTCCTGCTGGTGATTTATTTCATGCTCACCACCACCTTCGCAGCCACCATGGGCCTCGACCTGCAATTCCCCGAAGAGCCTGAGCACCCCGCCGCAGTCGACCCGGTGGAGTCGGTGCATCTGAGGGTCTTACCCAATGGAGCTCTCGACGTCGATGGGCACAGAATGGACCTAGACAATCTGCTCGCCTACCTCGCCCCCAAACTCGCAGTCAATCCGAGCAAACCCGTCATCGTGCAACCGGAAGCGGCGACCCCCTATGGCCACATGGTGGCCGTGCTCGACGAGCTCCGGCAGGGGAGAGAGCGCTTGAGGCTGGAGCGGGAGATCAGTATTGCGATTCCTACGGAGAGGGAGCGTCGGGGTTTTTGGTTGTGA